CGATGACTCATGGTCATGGCCTCAATTTGGTTATGGGTTACATAAATGATTGTTTTACCAACCTTCATGTGAATCCGTTTTAATTCCTCCGTTGCCTTTTCCCGAAGGGCTGCATCGAGGTTGCTCAAGGGCTCATCAAGGAGCAGAACATCTGGATCGAGAACAAGGGCCCGTGCTAAGGCTACTCGCTGACGTTGTCCGCCGGAAAGTTGTTTCGGCAAGCGCTCTGTGTATTTTTCTAAGCCAAGTAGGGGAAGCACCCAATCCAGCTTTGTAAAAATATCGGCACGGTCCTTTTTTTGAATCTTTAATCCAAAGGCGATGTTGTTGCGTACATTCATATGGGGAAACAAGGCATAACTTTGAAAAACCATTCCAATAGGACGTTTTTGCGGTGGCACAGGATTCATATACTTTCCACCAATGTACAACTCTCCAGAATTAATTTTTTCTAACCCTGCAATCATACGAAGCAGGGTTGTTTTCCCACATCCCGATGGCCCGAGAAGCGTAACAAATTCCCCCGTTTGTATTTCAAGGTTGAGGTTAGGAATAACCGTATTATTGCCAAACCGCTTATGAATATTTCGTAGAATGAGTCCTGCCATATTGCCTCTTATTTGACAGCGCCGGTTACAATGCTTTGCGCCATGTATCGTTGGATCACATAGGTAAATATAATTACGGGTACGCTTACAATTACGGAAATCGCTGCATGAATGTTCTGTCGCGGTGCACTTTGAAGAAGATCTGCTAGATACAGGGTGAGAGTCTTTGTGCTTCCTCCACCGAGAAGATAGTGGGCAAAGATAAATTCATCCCATGAAAGTAAAAAAGTATAG
Above is a genomic segment from Chitinivibrio alkaliphilus ACht1 containing:
- a CDS encoding ABC transporter ATP-binding protein, which codes for MAGLILRNIHKRFGNNTVIPNLNLEIQTGEFVTLLGPSGCGKTTLLRMIAGLEKINSGELYIGGKYMNPVPPQKRPIGMVFQSYALFPHMNVRNNIAFGLKIQKKDRADIFTKLDWVLPLLGLEKYTERLPKQLSGGQRQRVALARALVLDPDVLLLDEPLSNLDAALREKATEELKRIHMKVGKTIIYVTHNQIEAMTMSHRIAVMRNGQVEQYDKPSVLYDSPATYNAACFIGSPVTNTLTGTLKTDGKDAILHSSIGPIRVALGDSPALQKYDGVEVLASIRPQDIRLKTETNSSVANLSTEISVRVEMTETPGDRSLIIARAGKNDATTIRFFVHRSRHVSRGDLQSILIPGNRLHLYDTKTKMNIRHEEQYK